A genomic window from Prochlorococcus sp. RS04 includes:
- a CDS encoding Fur family transcriptional regulator, whose product MIKNTGQKKISETMVTKSDITKRQEQLLEELNKCEDELTGQELHRQLIESGKAMGLTTVYRNLQVLIKHGLIRSRHLPTGEVLYTPVDRDIHHLTCVQCGETSKMEGCPVKDIHTPKTNPKKFQLLFHTLEYFGLCQNCYQAQN is encoded by the coding sequence ATGATCAAAAATACGGGACAAAAAAAGATTTCGGAAACAATGGTAACTAAGTCTGACATTACCAAAAGACAAGAACAACTTCTTGAAGAACTTAATAAATGCGAGGATGAATTGACTGGTCAAGAGTTGCATAGACAATTGATAGAAAGCGGAAAGGCTATGGGACTGACGACTGTTTACAGGAATCTTCAAGTTCTGATAAAGCATGGCTTAATACGTTCTAGACATCTCCCAACTGGAGAGGTTCTTTACACTCCCGTAGATAGAGATATTCATCATTTGACCTGTGTTCAATGTGGTGAGACATCAAAAATGGAAGGATGCCCGGTAAAAGATATTCATACACCCAAAACAAATCCAAAGAAATTCCAATTGTTGTTTCATACCCTGGAGTATTTCGGGCTTTGCCAAAACTGTTATCAAGCTCAGAATTAA
- a CDS encoding metal ABC transporter solute-binding protein, Zn/Mn family: MSILKRLLTNKKNSSNSIIKNSVIAGTIIFSGFGQDVLAKEKSYVAVEPLVCDLVKSIALPSDEVTCLVDRKQDVHDFKINPRQAQLLNNADKVFTLGKEMTPSMRNWESKKQTVVIGVSAIEVDDHSDHSGHDDHAEHSAKVDNHSDHGGHDDHSDHGGHDDHAEGAFEWAGKFQLSKGSYKWSFAKVDGEYADPAMKMVILKSNDIEGSEDLAKELLGSRFSTKRNNNGTLTASNKAFVLNFDQRKESTVFNVEIKEDGQYTFFTEHMPFEFEANEHFFKDALNSDVEPIAQVPDEGEGHHHHDHGGLDPHVWHDPHNIIKMGNIINESLKKDASKRSIRKQINERFEKADSILEDLDSWIVEQVGSIPEENRVIVSKHKAMEYYGDAFGFETISLLDFLGDSSSLRPENIKSVLKELKEDNVLALFPEQKPASKLLRNLSRQSSIPISPDQIFVDGLMMDGNTVSVAVHNTCTIVDSLGGSCDKESGSNLESEWYKLSD; encoded by the coding sequence ATGTCAATTTTGAAAAGACTTTTAACAAATAAAAAAAATTCAAGTAATTCAATAATCAAAAATTCCGTGATAGCAGGAACAATAATATTTTCTGGTTTTGGGCAGGATGTTTTGGCTAAGGAAAAGTCTTACGTAGCAGTAGAACCACTAGTTTGTGATTTAGTTAAATCAATTGCATTACCTTCAGACGAGGTTACATGCTTAGTAGATAGAAAGCAGGATGTTCATGACTTTAAGATCAATCCAAGACAAGCTCAATTACTTAATAACGCCGATAAAGTATTCACTCTTGGTAAAGAAATGACTCCAAGTATGAGAAATTGGGAAAGCAAAAAGCAAACAGTTGTTATAGGTGTTAGCGCAATAGAAGTAGATGACCACTCTGATCATTCGGGACATGATGATCACGCTGAACATTCAGCTAAGGTAGATAACCACTCTGATCATGGAGGTCATGACGATCACTCAGATCATGGTGGACATGATGACCACGCTGAAGGAGCTTTTGAATGGGCAGGTAAATTCCAGTTATCTAAAGGATCCTACAAATGGTCATTCGCAAAAGTTGATGGCGAATATGCAGATCCTGCAATGAAAATGGTAATTCTAAAATCTAATGACATAGAGGGATCGGAAGATTTAGCTAAAGAACTATTAGGATCTAGATTCTCAACAAAGAGAAATAATAATGGGACTCTTACAGCAAGTAATAAAGCTTTTGTGCTTAACTTTGATCAACGAAAAGAAAGCACAGTTTTCAACGTGGAAATTAAAGAAGATGGTCAATATACATTCTTTACTGAACACATGCCTTTTGAGTTTGAGGCAAATGAGCACTTTTTTAAAGACGCATTGAATAGTGATGTAGAGCCGATAGCACAAGTACCAGATGAAGGAGAGGGGCATCATCATCATGATCATGGAGGACTAGATCCTCATGTCTGGCATGATCCTCATAACATTATAAAAATGGGAAACATTATAAACGAAAGTTTAAAGAAGGATGCTTCTAAGAGAAGCATAAGAAAGCAAATTAATGAAAGATTTGAAAAGGCTGATTCTATCTTGGAAGACTTGGATAGTTGGATCGTCGAACAAGTAGGCTCCATTCCTGAGGAGAACAGAGTAATTGTGTCTAAACACAAGGCGATGGAATACTACGGTGATGCTTTTGGTTTTGAAACCATTAGTTTACTTGACTTTCTTGGAGACTCCTCAAGCTTAAGACCGGAAAATATAAAGTCTGTACTTAAAGAACTTAAAGAAGATAATGTTTTGGCTCTTTTCCCAGAGCAAAAACCTGCTTCCAAACTGTTAAGAAATCTAAGCAGACAAAGTTCTATTCCTATTTCTCCTGATCAAATATTTGTTGATGGATTGATGATGGATGGTAATACTGTTTCAGTAGCTGTTCACAATACTTGTACAATTGTTGATTCATTAGGTGGAAGTTGTGATAAAGAATCTGGCTCCAATCTTGAGTCTGAATGGTACAAACTTTCAGATTAA
- a CDS encoding ABC transporter ATP-binding protein, translating to MATLVAENLTFAYSKKSKPVLNKVSVEIKPGTLTALVGPNGAGKSTLLRILQGQNTPDKGEIKIDGENLYRSRALVALMPQRSSMNWKFPITVEKLISLGQIKYSKSRSNNPFQIKTLLAYPNSWINKCCELEATMQRVGIASLANRRLDSLSGGQQQRALLAKTLMSPAKIFLLDEPCAALDPPAKEDFLKIVRQLADAGLSLLVSSHDWGDSLNNYDQVIVLDKSVLAVGSPDQIQDKLEAINISSINENNFCD from the coding sequence ATGGCTACTTTAGTCGCTGAAAATTTAACCTTTGCATACTCAAAAAAAAGTAAGCCAGTTTTGAATAAGGTATCGGTTGAGATTAAACCTGGAACTCTAACAGCGTTAGTTGGCCCAAATGGCGCAGGTAAATCAACTCTTTTGAGAATTTTGCAAGGACAAAATACTCCAGATAAAGGCGAAATAAAAATTGATGGTGAAAATTTATATAGATCTAGAGCTCTTGTGGCACTTATGCCTCAAAGAAGTTCTATGAATTGGAAGTTCCCCATCACAGTTGAAAAATTGATATCTCTTGGTCAAATAAAGTATTCAAAATCAAGAAGTAATAACCCATTTCAAATTAAGACTCTTCTAGCATATCCTAATTCATGGATTAATAAATGTTGTGAATTAGAGGCGACAATGCAGAGAGTAGGCATTGCAAGTTTGGCGAATAGAAGACTCGATTCTCTTTCAGGAGGACAGCAGCAAAGAGCTCTATTAGCAAAAACTCTTATGTCCCCGGCAAAAATATTTCTTTTAGATGAACCTTGTGCAGCTTTGGACCCACCTGCGAAGGAGGATTTTCTTAAAATTGTTCGTCAACTTGCCGATGCCGGACTTTCTTTGCTCGTAAGTAGCCATGATTGGGGCGATTCTTTAAATAACTATGATCAAGTAATCGTTCTTGATAAAAGTGTTTTGGCAGTTGGTAGTCCTGACCAAATACAAGATAAATTAGAAGCAATAAACATTAGCTCTATAAACGAAAATAATTTCTGTGATTAG